A genomic region of Rhizomicrobium sp. contains the following coding sequences:
- a CDS encoding MFS transporter, translated as MSGPTTKKLSLSTILIFSLSNMPIAAMGVVPFVYLPPYLSGHLGLSLGLIGGVWFTVRAVDLFIDPVLAHFMDRTQTRFGRYRVWLAAGVPLFMLATYMLFLASPGIGGYYLFFWLFAFYFANSILYLAQWAWSATLATHYDERSRVFGVSAAVGVVAVVASLLIPVFAPLAGMSSAEGVQAMGWAIVVMTPVGVGLTVWRTPERVNKNAVQRFAIRDYWEIVSKPEVVRLFLAQVALTLGPGWMSAMYLFYFHDVKGFGQQQATVLLLVYILIGIVGAPLTARLSARIGKHRTLMVTTAGFSVALLSLPLVPFGNVWGSVPVMAWCGFMAAGFGLTINAMMADVGDEIRLQQGRERIGLLYSVLSIAGKLTAAFAIGLSLPLLEYFGYVARDGAHNTPAAIGALQWLFITGPILFVMLGGVCVWGWRLDAAKHADIRAQLEARDAALLVEEAAVVSVSVTSLVLAAEDAASFKP; from the coding sequence ATGAGCGGTCCCACGACGAAGAAATTGTCGCTTTCGACGATCCTGATCTTTTCGCTTTCCAACATGCCGATCGCCGCGATGGGCGTGGTGCCGTTCGTCTATCTGCCGCCCTATCTGTCCGGCCATCTGGGCCTTTCGCTCGGCCTGATCGGAGGGGTCTGGTTCACGGTGCGCGCCGTCGATCTCTTCATCGATCCGGTGCTCGCCCATTTCATGGACCGCACGCAGACCCGTTTCGGCCGCTACCGGGTGTGGCTGGCCGCCGGCGTGCCGCTGTTCATGCTGGCGACCTACATGCTGTTCCTGGCCTCGCCCGGCATCGGCGGCTATTACCTGTTCTTCTGGCTGTTCGCGTTCTACTTCGCCAATTCGATCCTCTACCTCGCCCAATGGGCGTGGAGCGCGACCCTGGCCACCCATTACGACGAGCGCTCGCGCGTCTTCGGCGTCAGCGCGGCGGTCGGCGTGGTGGCGGTCGTCGCCTCCCTGCTGATCCCGGTCTTCGCGCCGCTCGCCGGGATGTCGAGTGCCGAGGGCGTGCAGGCGATGGGCTGGGCGATCGTCGTCATGACGCCGGTCGGCGTCGGGCTCACGGTGTGGCGCACGCCGGAGCGCGTCAACAAGAACGCGGTGCAGCGCTTCGCGATCCGCGATTACTGGGAGATCGTCTCCAAGCCGGAGGTGGTGCGCCTCTTCCTCGCCCAGGTCGCGCTGACGCTGGGGCCGGGCTGGATGAGCGCGATGTACCTGTTCTATTTCCACGACGTGAAGGGCTTCGGCCAGCAGCAGGCGACGGTCCTGCTGCTCGTCTATATCCTGATCGGCATCGTCGGCGCGCCCTTGACCGCGCGGCTCTCGGCGCGCATCGGCAAGCATCGCACGCTGATGGTGACGACGGCGGGGTTCTCGGTCGCGCTGCTCAGCCTTCCGCTGGTGCCGTTCGGCAATGTGTGGGGCAGCGTGCCGGTGATGGCGTGGTGCGGCTTCATGGCGGCGGGGTTCGGCCTCACCATCAACGCGATGATGGCCGATGTCGGCGACGAGATCCGCCTGCAGCAGGGCCGCGAGCGCATCGGCCTGCTCTATTCGGTGCTCAGCATCGCCGGCAAGCTCACCGCCGCCTTCGCCATCGGGCTCAGCCTGCCGCTGCTGGAATATTTCGGCTATGTCGCCAGGGACGGCGCGCACAACACGCCGGCGGCGATCGGCGCGCTGCAATGGCTGTTCATCACCGGCCCGATCCTGTTCGTGATGCTGGGCGGGGTGTGCGTGTGGGGCTGGCGGCTGGACGCGGCCAAGCACGCCGACATCCGGGCGCAGCTCGAAGCGCGCGATGCCGCGCTGCTGGTCGAGGAGGCGGCGGTGGTGAGCGTCAGCGTGACGTCGCTGGTGCTGGCGGCGGAAGACGCGGCGAGCTTCAAACCCTAA
- a CDS encoding SDR family oxidoreductase, giving the protein MRKIALVTGAGSGIGRAVAVALALDGYAVVLAGRRAEALAGTAALAPEATMVPVPTDVADATAVAALFAGVKARFGRLDLLFNNAGTGAPPVALEDLTLAQWQAVVDVNLTGPFLCTQGAMRLMKEQAPRGGRIINNGSISAHAPRPNSAPYTATKHAITGLTKATALDGRAFDIACGQIDIGNAETPMTARMRKGVPQPDGTLRPEATMDVEAVAKAVLYMASLPLDANVLSMTVMATKMPFVGRG; this is encoded by the coding sequence ATGCGGAAGATCGCCTTGGTTACCGGCGCGGGTAGCGGCATCGGCCGCGCCGTGGCGGTTGCGCTGGCTTTGGACGGCTATGCCGTGGTGCTGGCGGGGCGCCGGGCGGAGGCCTTGGCCGGGACGGCGGCGCTGGCGCCGGAGGCGACCATGGTGCCGGTGCCGACCGATGTCGCCGACGCGACGGCGGTAGCGGCGCTGTTCGCGGGCGTGAAGGCGCGGTTCGGCCGGCTCGACCTGCTGTTCAACAATGCCGGCACCGGGGCACCGCCGGTGGCGCTGGAGGACCTCACCCTGGCGCAATGGCAGGCGGTGGTGGACGTCAATCTGACCGGGCCGTTCCTGTGCACCCAGGGCGCGATGCGGCTGATGAAGGAACAGGCACCGCGCGGCGGGCGGATCATCAACAACGGCTCGATCTCGGCGCATGCGCCCAGGCCGAACTCGGCGCCCTATACCGCGACCAAGCATGCGATCACGGGGCTGACCAAGGCGACCGCGCTGGACGGGCGGGCGTTCGACATCGCCTGCGGCCAGATCGACATCGGCAATGCCGAGACGCCGATGACGGCGCGGATGCGCAAGGGCGTGCCGCAGCCTGACGGCACGCTGAGGCCCGAGGCGACGATGGACGTGGAGGCGGTGGCCAAGGCGGTGCTCTACATGGCGAGCCTGCCGCTGGATGCGAATGTGCTGAGCATGACGGTGATGGCGACGAAGATGCCGTTCGTGGGGCGGGGCTGA
- a CDS encoding GIY-YIG nuclease family protein — protein sequence MAAFVYVLLSRSRPKRTYVGWTLDLDRRLEQHNGGSGAKFTRGGKWTLIYAERHRTRNGAMRREVFLKRDRIFRAMLRSQ from the coding sequence ATGGCCGCCTTCGTCTATGTCCTCCTGAGCAGGTCGCGCCCGAAGCGGACCTATGTCGGCTGGACGCTCGATCTCGACCGCCGCCTGGAGCAGCACAATGGCGGCAGCGGCGCCAAGTTCACGCGCGGCGGAAAATGGACGCTGATCTACGCCGAGCGCCACCGCACGCGGAACGGCGCCATGCGGCGCGAGGTGTTTCTGAAGAGAGACCGCATATTCCGAGCGATGCTCCGCTCCCAATAG
- the dusB gene encoding tRNA dihydrouridine synthase DusB, whose protein sequence is MTGTFSIGGVPIGGRVLTAPMTGVSDLPFRRAASRLGAAYVATEMVACELFAAGRPDVVRRAAVGDGLKLTVIQLVGRRAEWMARGARMAEAAGADIIDINMGCPAKEVTGGLSGSALMRDLGLAERLIAATVDATRRPVTLKMRLGWDDASRNAPELAARAQALGVRAITVHGRTRQQFYGGKADWRAVAQVKAAVTIPVIVNGDIVDAASAREALAQSGADAAMIGRGAYGRPWIAPAIERALQGGGDAIEPARDERLAIVLDHFRDSLGFYGDRLGLKIFRKHLAWYIETAGLPASPEARRETKSRLCRLTDPRAVEDALTALWQPDGLALAA, encoded by the coding sequence ATGACCGGCACCTTCTCCATCGGCGGCGTCCCCATCGGCGGCCGCGTCCTGACCGCGCCGATGACCGGCGTGTCGGACCTGCCGTTCCGCCGCGCCGCCTCGCGCCTCGGCGCCGCCTATGTCGCGACCGAGATGGTGGCTTGCGAGCTGTTCGCCGCCGGACGCCCCGACGTGGTGCGCCGCGCCGCGGTCGGCGACGGCTTGAAGCTGACCGTGATCCAACTCGTCGGCCGCCGCGCCGAATGGATGGCGCGGGGCGCGCGGATGGCGGAAGCCGCCGGCGCCGACATCATCGATATCAACATGGGCTGCCCGGCCAAGGAAGTGACCGGCGGGCTCTCCGGCTCGGCCCTGATGCGCGACCTCGGCCTCGCCGAGCGCCTGATCGCCGCGACGGTGGACGCAACGCGCCGCCCCGTGACGCTGAAAATGCGTCTGGGCTGGGACGACGCCTCCAGGAACGCGCCCGAGCTCGCCGCCCGCGCACAGGCGCTCGGCGTCCGCGCCATCACGGTGCATGGCCGCACGCGGCAGCAATTCTATGGCGGCAAAGCCGACTGGCGCGCCGTCGCGCAGGTGAAGGCAGCCGTGACCATTCCCGTGATCGTCAACGGCGACATCGTCGATGCCGCCAGCGCGCGCGAAGCCCTGGCGCAATCGGGCGCCGACGCGGCGATGATCGGCCGCGGCGCCTATGGCCGTCCCTGGATCGCCCCGGCGATCGAACGCGCGCTGCAGGGCGGCGGCGACGCGATCGAGCCGGCGCGGGACGAACGCCTCGCCATCGTGCTCGATCATTTCCGCGACTCGCTGGGCTTCTACGGCGACCGGCTGGGCCTGAAGATCTTCCGCAAGCATCTGGCCTGGTACATCGAGACCGCCGGCCTGCCGGCGTCACCCGAAGCGCGCCGCGAGACCAAATCGCGCCTGTGCCGCCTCACCGATCCGCGCGCGGTGGAAGACGCGCTGACCGCGCTATGGCAGCCGGACGGCCTCGCGCTCGCCGCCTGA
- a CDS encoding response regulator transcription factor, with product MWKAILLYACLLAGGAFALQWLQYQYVTRMFATEFYVGLIALAFAGLGVWAGYRLTPRRAAEAFERNAAALRSLGVTEREVAVLDLLAAGQSNKEIARSLGVSPNTVKSHILHLFEKLEVQRRTQAVRKARELRLVR from the coding sequence ATGTGGAAGGCCATTCTTCTCTATGCGTGCCTCTTGGCCGGCGGCGCTTTCGCGCTGCAATGGCTGCAATACCAATATGTCACGCGCATGTTCGCGACCGAGTTCTATGTCGGGCTGATCGCCCTGGCGTTCGCCGGGCTGGGCGTGTGGGCCGGCTACCGGCTGACGCCGCGCCGAGCCGCCGAGGCGTTCGAGCGCAACGCCGCCGCGCTCCGCTCGCTCGGGGTCACGGAGCGCGAGGTCGCGGTGCTCGATCTCCTGGCGGCCGGGCAGTCGAACAAGGAGATCGCCCGCAGCCTGGGCGTGTCGCCAAATACGGTGAAGTCGCACATCCTGCACCTGTTCGAGAAGCTGGAGGTGCAGCGGCGGACCCAGGCGGTGCGGAAGGCGCGGGAGCTCAGGCTGGTGCGGTAG